From the Daucus carota subsp. sativus chromosome 8, DH1 v3.0, whole genome shotgun sequence genome, one window contains:
- the LOC108198672 gene encoding small ribosomal subunit protein bTHXc: protein MASLLLGAPPMASHLKPTCSSHISSAHSQTLGQSFTCTTSLSVSSVTPPSFPSIYCGRGDKKTAKGKRFNHSFGNARPRNKNKGRGPQRVPVPPAPPRKDKFDDGEVVKIEIDESLFSN, encoded by the exons ATGGCATCACTCTTACTTGGAGCACCTCCCATGGCTTCTCATTTGAAACCCACTTGCTCGTCTCACATTTCATCCGCACATTCACAAACTCTAGGTCAATCCTTCACTTGCACCACTTCTCTCTCAGTTTCCTCAGTCACTCCTCCCTCCTTCCCCTCTA TTTACTGTGGGAGAGGAGACAAGAAGACTGCAAAAGGGAAGCGCTTTAATCACTCATTTGGAAAT GCAAGGCCTAGAAACAAGAATAAGGGAAGAGGTCCACAAAGGGTGCCGGTTCCGCCTGCTCCACCAAGGAAGGATAAATTTGATGATGGCGAAGTTGTGAAGATCGAAATCGATGAGTCTTTGTTCTCCAACTGA
- the LOC108199701 gene encoding auxin transporter-like protein 2 → MLGNKQAEEAIVANETENEGNREESKEIEDTSGLNLKSFLWHGGSAWDAWFSCASNQVAQVLLTLPYSFSQLGFLSGILFQIFYGLVGSWTAYLISVLYLEYRSRKEKENVNFKNHVIQWFEVLDGLLGPYWKAAGLAFNCTFLLFGSVIQLIACASNIYYINDHLDKRTWTYIFGACCATTVFIPSFHNYRIWSFLGLGMTTYTAWYLTIAALAHGQVDHVKHSAPQKLELYFTGATNILYTFGGHAVTVEIMHAMWKPQKFKYIYLIATLYVFTLTLPSASAVYWAFGDQLLDHSNAFSLLPKTRWRDTAVILMLIHQFITFGFACTPLYFVWEKVIGMHDTKSIFLRALARLPVVIPIWFLAIVFPFFGPINSAVGALLVSFTVYIIPSVAHMLTYRKASARQNAAEKPPKFLPSWTGMYVINIFIVGWVLVLGFGFGGWASMTNFVKQVDSFGLFAKCYQCKPPAPHHH, encoded by the exons ATGTTGGGTAATAAGCAAGCAGAGGAAGCTATTGTTGCCAATGAAACAGAAAATGAAGGAAACAGGGAGGAAAGCAAAGAAATTGAAGATACTTCTGGTTTGAACCTCAAAAGTTTCCTGTGGCATGGAGGGTCTGCTTGGGATGCTTGGTTCAGTTGTGCTTCTAATCAA GTTGCTCAAGTGCTATTGACACTTCCATACTCATTTTCCCAGCTTGGTTTTCTGTCAGGAATATTGTTTCAGATATTCTATGGACTCGTTGGTAGCTGGACAGCTTATCTGATCAGTGTTCTTTACCTTGAGTACAGAAgcagaaaggagaaagaaaatgttaatTTCAAGAACCATGTCATTCAG TGGTTTGAAGTTCTTGATGGATTGTTGGGACCATACTGGAAGGCAGCTGGTTTAGCTTTCAACTGTACTTTCTTGCTCTTTGGATCTGTTATACAACTCATAGCTTGTGCAAG TAATATATACTACATAAATGACCATTTGGACAAGAGAACTTGGACTTATATATTTGGAGCTTGCTGTGCAACCACTGTGTTCATACCCTCTTTTCACAACTACCGAATTTGGTCATTTCTTGGCCTTGGCATGACAACTTACACTGCCTGGTACTTGACTATAGCAGCTCTTGCTCATGGCCAG GTTGATCATGTGAAGCACTCAGCTCCCCAGAAGCTTGAGTTATATTTCACTGGTGCCACCAATATACTATACACCTTTGGTGGTCATGCTGTTACTGT TGAAATTATGCATGCGATGTGGAAGCCACAAAAATTCAAGTACATCTACCTGATAGCCACCCTCTATGTTTTCACTTTGACTCTTCCATCGGCTTCCGCTGTTTACTGGGCCTTTGGGGATCAGCTCTTGGATCACTCCAATGCCTTCTCCCTCCTTCCCAAGACCCGTTGGCGCGATACTGCTGTTATCCTCATGCTCATTCATCAG TTCATAACATTTGGATTCGCATGTACGCCACTGTATTTCGTGTGGGAGAAGGTTATAGGAATGCATGACACAAAGAGCATTTTCTTAAGGGCACTAGCAAGATTGCCAGTGGTGATACCGATATGGTTCTTGGCCATTGTCTTTCCATTTTTCGGTCCAATTAATTCTGCAGTTGGGGCTCTCTTGGTTAGCTTCACCGTCTACATTATCCCATCTGTAGCTCATATGCTCACATACAGGAAAGCCTCTGCAAGACAG AATGCCGCGGAGAAGCCTCCCAAGTTCTTACCAAGCTGGACGGGAATGTATGTGATCAACATCTTCATCGTCGGATGGGTTCTGGTGCTCGGATTCGGGTTCGGCGGATGGGCAAGCATGACAAACTTTGTGAAGCAGGTGGACTCATTTGGTCTATTTGCCAAGTGCTACCAATGCAAGCCTCCAGCTCCTCATCATCACTGA
- the LOC108197433 gene encoding uncharacterized protein LOC108197433 — protein MFESRRPKLDIFLNLTFVATCLLLIFTVNIASKVYLQPELQSRDTRHSVEFDIEVRYRPYEKRVIDEEESHMEDYGNIVPPINVTLWERMVWFKRNLPRFEFMKSTPVSMKFEERVEEFLGGDQCRIQFFMTWIAPISLFGDREFLTMDSLFKAHPNGCLVIISRTLDSSQGLRILSPLVDRGFKVLAVTPDLPQLFKDTPAESWFDDMKSGVKDPGEISLAQNLSNLIRLAVLYKYGGVYLDTDFIVLKDFSGLRNSIGAQSMNKSGNWTRLNNAVLIFDKNHPLLYKFIEEFALSFNGNIWGHNGPYLVSRVVSNLTSAQDYNFTILPPMAFYPVYWSRVDGFFMGPEQVRRRWIEHKLQQLTDMTYGMHLWNKQSSRLTIEQGSIVQKLISEHCTICKHEYTS, from the coding sequence ATGTTTGAATCTCGCAGGCCTAAGCTGGATATCTTCCTTAATCTTACTTTTGTCGCAAcctgtttacttcttatttttaCGGTTAACATAGCTTCTAAGGTTTATCTTCAACCCGAGCTGCAGAGTCGTGATACACGACATTCAGTAGAGTTTGATATTGAGGTTCGGTATAGACCCTATGAGAAGAGAGTGATTGATGAAGAGGAAAGTCATATGGAAGATTATGGCAATATAGTGCCTCCGATCAATGTGACGTTATGGGAAAGAATGGTGTGGTTCAAGAGAAATTTGCCTCGGTTTGAGTTTATGAAGTCTACCCCTGTGTCGATGAAGTTTGAAGAGAGAGTTGAGGAGTTTCTTGGAGGTGATCAATGCAGAATACAGTTTTTTATGACATGGATTGCCCCGATAAGTTTGTTTGGAGATAGAGAGTTTCTGACCATGGACAGTCTTTTTAAAGCTCATCCCAATGGATGCTTGGTTATCATATCAAGAACACTGGATTCGTCTCAAGGGTTGAGGATTCTAAGCCCTTTAGTTGATAGAGGATTTAAGGTTCTTGCAGTGACTCCGGACTTGCCTCAGTTGTTCAAGGATACGCCAGCAGAGTCGTGGTTTGATGATATGAAGAGTGGTGTCAAGGATCCTGGTGAAATTTCGTTGGCTCAAAACCTATCTAACTTGATCAGACTAGCAGTTCTCTACAAGTATGGTGGAGTTTACTTGGACACGGATTTCAtagttttaaaagatttttcgGGGTTGAGGAACTCGATTGGGGCACAAAGTATGAACAAATCAGGGAACTGGACAAGGCTAAACAATGCAGTTCTAATCTTTGACAAGAATCATCCACTTCTGTACAAGTTCATAGAGGAATTTGCATTAAGTTTTAATGGAAACATATGGGGGCATAATGGACCATACCTAGTCTCAAGAGTAGTTTCCAATTTGACATCAGCTCAAGACTACAATTTTACTATTTTGCCTCCTATGGCATTTTATCCTGTTTACTGGAGTCGTGTTGATGGATTCTTCATGGGGCCTGAACAGGTTCGTCGAAGATGGATCGAACACAAGCTACAACAGCTCACAGACATGACCTATGGAATGCACCTGTGGAACAAACAAAGCAGCAGACTTACAATTGAACAAGGAAGCATAGTGCAGAAATTAATCTCAGAGCATTGTACTATATGCAAGCATGAATATACTTCTTAG